Within the Candidatus Kryptoniota bacterium genome, the region TCGGATTGGGAAACTCGCTTCGCTTCGACAAATATCTTGGATTGTACTTCAATGGCGGAATGAATTATTTCGATTTGTTTTCTTCGTCGTTCATGCCGAGATCGCGCTTCCTTGTCCCCTCGGTTGCTATAGGTTTCTACTTCAACATCGCCGGATAGTCTTCTCATTTTTCTGTTAGATTGTTTTTCCGTTCACTAAATTGTCAAAGTGAAACGGTTTAAGTTGGTTCTCGCCATCGCGTCCCTCACGTTGATTATTATTCTCGTCAGTATTCTCCTCCTGCTTCGGAAGATAGGCACCTCTTCGCTGCCCCAGGAAAAAGGGCATATCGCTCTTGCGGGCATCGGGTCCAATGTAGTAGTGTACAGGGACAGTGTCGGTGTACCTTATATAGAGGCGCGATCGGACTCGGACGCTTACTTTGCGCTCGGCTTTGTCCATGCCCAGGATCGACTCTTTCAAATGGAGGTGTACCGACGGCTCGGTGAAGGACGACTATCCGAGATTTTCGGTGAGAGAACGTTGGATATCGATCTGCTTTTTCGGACGCTTCGATTCACTGAGCTCGCAGATTCACTCTACCAAACCGTGTCACCGATAAGTAGAGACTTACTTAATTGGTACTGTAGAGGCGTAAACGCATATATTGAGACGACGAAGGCGTTACCTGCGGAGTTCACGATGTTGGAATTCCATCCAAGGGAGTGGACGCCAAGAGACTGCCTCATTGTGGCAAGATTGATGGCCTGGGATCTCAATCTCGCCTGGTGGACCAAGCCGGTCTTCGGTGAAATCTACAATAAACTTGGTCCCGACAAGGCCTCAGTCCTGATCCCCCTTTTCTCAGACCGTCAGAATCTAAAACTCCCTCAGCGAAACCGAAAAGGCACATACACATCGCTGGAGAGATTTATTGAGATCAACTCCGAGGCATACTCATTCCTGGAAGGCTCGAAATCCCCGGACGGTATCGGAAGCAACAATTGGGTTATTTCCCCCACGAGAACGGGGATGGGCTATCCGATTCTCTGCAATGACCCGCACCTCGCTTTCAGTCTCCCTGCGAGATGGTACTTAGTCTCCATAGCCTCCCCAACTGTTCATGTGATCGGCGTTTCGATTCCCGGCGCGCCTGGAATCGTAATTGGAAGAAACGATCGGATCGCATGGGGCATGACAAACGTTATGGCAGATGACGCCGATTTTTATGAAGTTCAACCTGACTCGGCAAATCCGGATTCCTTTCAGTATGACGGCAAACTCCTGGCATTTGCAAACAAGGTTGACACAATCGAGATAAAGGATAAACCAGCGTACGTCTTCATCAAACGTGAGGCGGAGCAGGGTCCGGTCGTCAGCGACGTCCTGTCCAACTCGTATAAGATGAGTTCTCTGCATTCACAATCGTCGGAGGATTCCGGAATTGTCGCCCTCCGCTGGTCAGCGTACTGGCCCAGCGACGAGATCAGGGCTATCTACTTACTGAATACCGCAAACAACTACGAGGAGTTCCTCGCCGCGCTGAAAAATTTCGGTGCTCCTGCACAGAACTTCGTCTTTGCTGACGTGAATGGGAATATAGGATTCAAAGCCGCTGGAAATATTCCATTGCGGAAGTATCCTCTCCCGTTTCTACCTCAGGCGGGTAACAACAGTAAACTCGTTTGGGAAAGTTTTATCCCATTTGAACTTCTTCCGCAGAATTTGAATCCTGCCGGCGGCTTCTATGCGACGGCAAATAACAAGACAATACCCGAGAATTTTCCCTATTACCTCACCAATTTGTACGAAGCCTCGTCAAGGATCGACAGAATAAACTCTTTCATCGCTTCCCACGATACGATGAACTTGGGACTCAGCAAGACTCTCCAGCTCGATTACTATTCCGAATATATGGTGGAGCTGAGTCGGAAGATTCTCGCTGCCTGCGACAGCGAAAACTTCTCCCCGAAGGAGCTCGTCTATCTCAGGAACTTTGATGGAAACATAATCGCGAAAAGCACAGCGGCTTCAATCTTGAACGCGACTTTTGTCGAGTTGATCAGGGACGTATTTGAACCGGAGTTGGGGACTTCGCTCTACAGGAAATACGTCCTGATCGGAAATGTTCCCACCAGAATGCTCGACGCTTACATCAATGACCCCCGATTAGTCGGCAAACTGTACGGAGCAGACAACGGTGATAGTCTTTTGAACTTCAAGACCGCCGAGAGCTTTAACAACGCGTTGCAATCTCTCCGTCAGCGGTTCGGTGCGGACCCGATAAACTGGACGTGGGGGAGACTGCACACTTTGGAGTTGAAGCATCCCTTGAGTTCAAATTCCGTAATAAAGAGGCTCTACGATCTAGGTCCCTACGAAAGAGGCGGCAACAGCACAACCTTAAATAACGGCGAGTTTTCCCTCGACGATCCGTACGAAATGACTATCGGTCCGTCGATGAGAATGATCGTTGATCTCGGGAGACAAGGGGCTTATTTTTCTCTGCCCGGAGGAGAATGCGGGCAGTTGTTAAGTCTGCACTATTCAGACCTGATGAACGATTACCTTCGAGGTGATGTGAGATTTTTCCCGACCCGGATTCCCCTGGGTGAGGAAATGAACCGACTTGAACTCATTCCTCTGCAATGATGATCACTGCAGATTTTCTCGAATCGCTCGCGTCCGCAGAACGAGTGGTGGCTTTGACGGGGGCAGGAATCTCTGCCGAGAGCGGTGTTCCAACTTTCAGGGGAACTGACGGCTTGTGGTCGAAATTGAAACCGGAAGAGTTGGCAAACTTCGATGCCTTCTTGAGAAACCCGGAACTCGTGTCGAAGTGGTACAAGCATCGAAGAGAGGTTACGCGTTCCGTCACGCCGAACCCTGCGCATTTTGCACTCGTAGAAATGGAGAAGCTCTTTCCGCGATTCGCAGTCGTGACACAGAATATTGACAATTTACATCGGAGGGCCGGCTCGAGACAGATAGCCGAGCTTCACGGCAACATTGAAAAGAACTATTGTCTCAATTGCGGAAAGAGATACGACGGCGAAGATTTCGACCGGAATAATTCTTTTAGATGCGCAGATTGTGGAGGGCTCATCCGTCCGGATATCGTTTGGTTCGGCGAGATGATTCCGTTCGACCAATGGCAGATGGCGCAGAAACTTTCTGAAGAGGCGGATTTCATGTTCGTGGTGGGGACCTCCGCTGTGGTGTATCCCGCAGCCGAGCTGCCTCTGACCGTGAAGAGGCATGGAGGCGCGATCGTTGAAGTAAACATCGAGGAAACTCCGATAACAGAGCTGGCGGACCTTTCCCTTCAGGGGCCCGCGTCAGTAGTTCTTACTGAGGTCGTAAAAAAAATCAGGGAGTACCGTGGATCTGCAAAAGAAACAAAATAAGAAAACCAAGATTGTCTGTACACTCGGACCTGCTTCCAACACCCGAGAGAAAATAAGATCGCTCATAGATGCGGGCGCCGATGTGTTCAGACTCAACTTCTCTCACGGAACTCACGAGGAGCACGCCGCACAATTAGGCATCATCAGGGAACTTGAAGTCGAAACGGGAAAACGGTTCGCCGTGATCCAGGATCTTCAAGGGCCGAAAATCAGAGTCGGGCAGCTGATCGAACCGATTCTGCTGAAGCGCGATGCCGTCGTGGTTCTGACAACAGAAAATGTCCAGGGTTCTGGAAATACTATTCCTGTGACATATGGTGGATTGGTGAAAGACGCCGTCCCCGGCGATAGAATTCTGATGGATGACGGTCTTCTTGAATTGAAAGTGAATTCCGTTTCGGGGAAAACAGTTTCATGTACGGTTGTCAACGGCGGTATGCTTTCATCTCATAAAGGAATAAATTTGCCGGGAGTGAAAGTAAGCATACCTTCTCTTACTGAAAAAGATATCGAAGATCTCAAATTCGGAGTCGAACAGGATTTTGATTTCATTGCATTGTCATTTGTTCGTCATTCATCGGACGTCGTGGGTTTGAGGAGACGACTGGAAGAATTAGGCGGGAATCAGGGCATAATTTCGAAAATTGAGAAACCGGAGGCCGTTAAGGACATCGACGCCATTGTCGCCGCCAGCAACGCTATTATGGTTGCGCGCGGAGATCTCGGAGTGGAAGTCCCGATAGAAGAAGTCCCGATTCTTCAGAAGACCATAATTCGTAAATGCAACGAGCATGGTAAACCGGTTATCACCGCGACTCAAATGCTCGACTCAATGATTCGTGAACCGCGTCCGACAAGAGCGGAGGCGACTGACGTTGCTAACGCAGTCTTCGACGGCACCGACGCCGTGATGCTGAGCGGCGAAACTTCCGTGGGCATCTTTCCTGTCGAATCGGTTAAGACAATGGTTCAGATAGTGAAGGCTGCAGAATCACGCTTAAACATGGTACAGCATAAACTCAACTACAAAAAAGTCCGCGATGATTTCACTGACGCGATCGCAGAAGTCGCGTGGTCGCTGGCAAAGTCTGTTGAAGCCTCTTTTATTATTTCAATAACGAATACGGGCACGACGGCTCGGGCACTCTCGAAATACCGGCCACAGGTGCCTGTCTACGCGCTTACTGAAAGTCTTGCTGTAGTTCGAAAACTTGCTCTGATTTGGGGAATTGTTCCGGTGGAAGTGGAATCTCTGTCTGATACCGACGCGATGCTGGCACAGGTCAGCTCCATTCTCAAATCAAAGGCGCTGGCGGTCCCCGGCGACACATACATTCTCACGGCTGGAACGCCGCTTCTTTCAAGGGGGACCACAAATACGCTGCGGATAGAAAAGATTCTCTGATAGGTCTTTCCTCGCACCCTTGCCTAGAAATAGACGTGCGATTGCACGAGCGCCTCAACTACGTGTCCCGAACCCGGGAGAAT harbors:
- a CDS encoding penicillin acylase family protein; protein product: MKRFKLVLAIASLTLIIILVSILLLLRKIGTSSLPQEKGHIALAGIGSNVVVYRDSVGVPYIEARSDSDAYFALGFVHAQDRLFQMEVYRRLGEGRLSEIFGERTLDIDLLFRTLRFTELADSLYQTVSPISRDLLNWYCRGVNAYIETTKALPAEFTMLEFHPREWTPRDCLIVARLMAWDLNLAWWTKPVFGEIYNKLGPDKASVLIPLFSDRQNLKLPQRNRKGTYTSLERFIEINSEAYSFLEGSKSPDGIGSNNWVISPTRTGMGYPILCNDPHLAFSLPARWYLVSIASPTVHVIGVSIPGAPGIVIGRNDRIAWGMTNVMADDADFYEVQPDSANPDSFQYDGKLLAFANKVDTIEIKDKPAYVFIKREAEQGPVVSDVLSNSYKMSSLHSQSSEDSGIVALRWSAYWPSDEIRAIYLLNTANNYEEFLAALKNFGAPAQNFVFADVNGNIGFKAAGNIPLRKYPLPFLPQAGNNSKLVWESFIPFELLPQNLNPAGGFYATANNKTIPENFPYYLTNLYEASSRIDRINSFIASHDTMNLGLSKTLQLDYYSEYMVELSRKILAACDSENFSPKELVYLRNFDGNIIAKSTAASILNATFVELIRDVFEPELGTSLYRKYVLIGNVPTRMLDAYINDPRLVGKLYGADNGDSLLNFKTAESFNNALQSLRQRFGADPINWTWGRLHTLELKHPLSSNSVIKRLYDLGPYERGGNSTTLNNGEFSLDDPYEMTIGPSMRMIVDLGRQGAYFSLPGGECGQLLSLHYSDLMNDYLRGDVRFFPTRIPLGEEMNRLELIPLQ
- a CDS encoding NAD-dependent deacylase, whose amino-acid sequence is MMITADFLESLASAERVVALTGAGISAESGVPTFRGTDGLWSKLKPEELANFDAFLRNPELVSKWYKHRREVTRSVTPNPAHFALVEMEKLFPRFAVVTQNIDNLHRRAGSRQIAELHGNIEKNYCLNCGKRYDGEDFDRNNSFRCADCGGLIRPDIVWFGEMIPFDQWQMAQKLSEEADFMFVVGTSAVVYPAAELPLTVKRHGGAIVEVNIEETPITELADLSLQGPASVVLTEVVKKIREYRGSAKETK
- the pyk gene encoding pyruvate kinase, whose product is MDLQKKQNKKTKIVCTLGPASNTREKIRSLIDAGADVFRLNFSHGTHEEHAAQLGIIRELEVETGKRFAVIQDLQGPKIRVGQLIEPILLKRDAVVVLTTENVQGSGNTIPVTYGGLVKDAVPGDRILMDDGLLELKVNSVSGKTVSCTVVNGGMLSSHKGINLPGVKVSIPSLTEKDIEDLKFGVEQDFDFIALSFVRHSSDVVGLRRRLEELGGNQGIISKIEKPEAVKDIDAIVAASNAIMVARGDLGVEVPIEEVPILQKTIIRKCNEHGKPVITATQMLDSMIREPRPTRAEATDVANAVFDGTDAVMLSGETSVGIFPVESVKTMVQIVKAAESRLNMVQHKLNYKKVRDDFTDAIAEVAWSLAKSVEASFIISITNTGTTARALSKYRPQVPVYALTESLAVVRKLALIWGIVPVEVESLSDTDAMLAQVSSILKSKALAVPGDTYILTAGTPLLSRGTTNTLRIEKIL